TGCCAGGTCCGAGCCGCTGCCCGGCTCGCTCATGCCGATGGCGAAGAACACCTCGCCGCTGACCAGTTTGGGCAGGAAGAACTGCTTCTGCTCATCGGTGCCGTAGCGCAGCAGGGACGGACCGGTCTGGCGGTCGCCGACCCAGTGCGCCGCCACCGGTGCGCCGGCGGCGAGCAATTCCTCGGTAACCACGTAGCGTTCCAGCGCCGTGCGGCCGTGGCCGCCGTACTCGCGCGGCAGCGTCATGCCGAGCCAGCCGTGGGCGGCCAGGCGTCGGCTGAAATCCGGATCGAAACCGCCCAGCCAGTTGTCGCAGCAGGGCGTGAAACAGCCGGCGGCCTGCTCCTCGCTCAGGAACGCGCGCACCTGCGTGCGCAAGGCTTCGCAGGCCAGCGGCAGGCTTGCCGGTTCAAGGGTGATGCCGGGTGAGGACAACGCGGGCTCCCTGGGGCAGGCGGGGCTGGGTGAATCGTCGCGGAGCGATCCTGCCGTCGCGGCTCTGCGGCCGTTCCGGGCAAGTGCTGAACGCATGTTAAATCAACCGGCGCGGCGCGGCATCCCGGCAGTAGCCGCCATCGATTCAGCCGTGGCGCAGCTTCAGGTACAGGATGGCGCCGGCCAGCAGCAGCGTGATCGCATTGGCCAGAATCAGGGGCAAGTCGCGCACCAGCAGGCCGTAGATCAGCCACAGCAACACGCCGGCCACGAAGATCACGTACATGCGCAGCGAGATGCCGCGCGTGTCGCGCGTAGCCAGCGTGTGCAGCACCTGCGGCAGGAAGGCGGCGGTCGTCAGCAGTGCCGCCAGCAGGCCGATGGCGGTCGTCATCGGACGGTCACTCTGTGGCGTGGTTTGTTGGTTATCATTCCGGTTCTTGCCTTCTGCCAGGCGTGGAAGGCGGCGTTCCCCACGGAGGAGTTCGACATGGCGAAGGTAACGGAATTCGGATACCTGGGCATCGGCGTCAAGGACGGCGACGCCTGGCGTGAGTTTGCCAGCCAGGTGGTTGGCATGGAGGTGCTGGATGAGGGCGACGGCGATCGCTTTTACCTGCGCATGGACAATCAGCACCACCGCATCGTCGTGAACCTGCACGGCGACGACGATATGGACTTCATCGGCTGGCGCGTGGCCGGGCCGGAAGAATTCGACGAGATGAAACGCCAGCTGGACGCCGCCGGCGTGGACTGGAAGCAGGCCGACGGCGAGGAGCGCAAGGAGCGCATGGTGCTGGACCTGCTCAAGTTCAAGGACCCGGGTGGCAACCCGACCGAGATCTACCACGGCCCGCGGATCGAGACCTTCCTGCCCTTCCATCCCGGTCGGCGCATGTACGGCCGCTTCCTGACCGGTACCGGCGGCGTTGGCCACTGCATCCTGCGCCAGGACGACGTGCAAAAGGCCTACCGCTTCTACACCGACGTGCTGGGCATGCGCGGCTCGGTGGAGTACAACCTGCCGATCCCCGGCACGCCGATGACCGCCTCACCGGTGTTCATGCACTGCAACGACCGCGATCACTCGGTGGCCTTCCTGGGCGCGCCGATGGCAAAGCGCATCAACCACCTGATGATCGAGGTGGAGAACATGGACGACGTGGGCTACACGCTGGACATCGTGCGCAAGCGCAAGATCCCGGTGGCCATCCAGCCGGGCAAGCACAGCAACGACCAGATGTGGTCCTTCTACATGGGCAACCCGTCCGGGTGGCTGTGGGAGTACGGCTGGGGCGCCCGCAAGGCCACCCATCAGTCCGAATACTACGTGGCCGACGTGTGGGGCCATGGTGTCGAGGCCACCGGCTTTGGCATGGATCTGGAGATGCAGGCCTGACAGCAGGTCCGTGCCCGGTGGTGGTGACGCCACCGGGTGGTTTGGCTGCAAACGCCCCGACCCGTTCGGGGCGTTTGCGTTCCGGGGGTGTCGGATGGGTCTGGCCAGGATCGGGCGTGCAGCGTATTACTCGGCCAAGGGCCTGCGGGCGGCCTTCGCCGGCGAGGAGGCGTTTCGCCAGGAGCTGCTGATCGTGGCGGTACTGACGCCAGTCGGGCTGTGGCTGGGGCGCACCGCCGTGGAACGGGCCTTGCTGGTCGGCAGCCTGCTGTTGCTGCTGATCGTGGAACTGCTGAACTCGGCCATCGAGGCGGCCATCGACCGCATCGGCCTGGAGCGGCACGAACTGTCCGGTCGGGCCAAGGACATGGCTTCGGCGGCGGTGTTCGTGGCGCTGGTGTTGGCCTTGTCGGTGTGGGCACTGATTGCCGGAGCCCGCTGGCTGACTTGAGCGGCGCCGCCGTCAATTTTTGCAGGAGGTGTGCAATGGTGCAGGTCGGTTACGTTGGACTGGGCAGCATGGGGCTGCCGATGGCTCTCAATCTGCGCAAGGCCGGGTTCGGGCTGCAGGTGGTCAGCCGCAGCCGCGGGCCGATCGAGCGGGCCCTGGCCGCCGGTGCAACCGAGGCGGCCGGTTATGCGGCGCTGGCCGCGGCGGTGGATGCCGTGTGTACCTGTTTGCCGATGCCGGCCGACGTCGAGCGCGTGTACCTCGAACCCGACGGCCTGGTGGCGGCGGCCCGGCCGGGCACGCTGCTGATCGACCACAGCACGGTCGGACCGGACACCTGTCGCAGGATCGATACCGCTGCCCGCGCCCGCGGCGTGCATTTTCTCGATGCGCCGGTGTCGGGCGGCCCGGCCGGCGCGCAGGCCGGCACGCTCGGCATCATGGTCGGCGGCGAACGGCCAGTGTTCGAGCAGGCGCGCCCGGTGCTGGATGCCATGGGCAAGACGGTCGTCTACATGGGCGCCACCGGCAGCGGGGCCGTGGCCAAGCTGATCAACAACCTGCTGGTCGGCGTGCATCAGCGGGCGCTGATCGAGATGCTGCTGGTGGGCCAGAAAGCCGGCGTGGACCTGGACGCGCTGTATCAGGTGCTGATGGGCAGCAGCGGGCGTAGCGCGATTCTGGAAATGATGTACCCGCGCCTGAAGGCGCGCGACCTGGAACCGAAGTTCCGTACCGAGCTGCTGCACAAGGATCTGCGCCTGGCGCTCGAAATGGCCGCCGCATGCGGCGTGCGCAGCGCGACCGGCGAGACGGCGTTCGCGGCCATCAATGCCGCCATGGCAGCCGGTTATGCCGATCGCGACACCCTGGCCATGCTGCTGCCGCTGGAACGGGATGCCGGCGTGCAGCTGTTCGGCGCTTCGCCTTGAGCGGCGGTCACGTGTCGTCCGTCTGCCCGGCCTCTGGTGCCGGTTTGTCCCCCGCCAGGGCGCCCGTTGCAACGCTTCCCTAACGCTTATTCAGTTTATATTCGGGTTCTTCGGCCCAGGTTAAGGAGAACCGCGATGAACGCCATCAACGAGCTGCCCCAGTCCCGTCTGCAGGACGAAATCAATCGGGTCTTCGCGTTGCAGCAGGCGCGCAAGATCGAGCTGCGCCAGACCACCGCCGAGCAGCGGCTGGAAAAACTGCGCCGCCTGCGCGCGGCGGTGATCGCGCACAAGGCGGACATCGTGGCGGCGGCCCACGCCGATATGCGCAAGCAGCCGGTCGAAGCGCTGCTGGGCGAGATCATGCCGGTCACGCAGGGCATCGACCTGGCGCTCAAGCACCTGAAGCGCTGGATGCGTCCGCAGCGCGTAAAGACGCCGATCAACATGCTCGGCACGCGCGGCGAAATCCGTTACGAGCCCAAGGGCGCGGCGCTGATCATCGCGCCGTGGAACGTGCCGGTGTTTCTGAGCTTCGTGCCGCTGACCGGCGCCATCGCCGCCGGCTGCACGGCCATCATCAAGCCGTCCGAGATGACTCCGGCGCTGGGCGCGGTGATTCGCAACATCGTCGCCGAAACCTTCGACGAGGCCGAAGTGGCGGTGTTCGAGGGCGGGCCGGAAGTGGCGACGGCGCTGCTGACGATGCCGTTCGATCACATTTTCTATACCGGCGGTCCGGAAATCGGCAAGGTCGTCATGCGCGCCGCGGCTGAGCACCTGACGTCGGTCACGCTGGAGCTGGGCGGCAAGTCGCCGGTGATCGTGGACGAGAGCGCCGACATCGAGGCCGCTGCCGAGCGCCTGGTGTGGGGCAAGCTGCTCAACGGTGGCCAGATCTGCGTGGCGCCCGACTACGTGCTGGTGCACGAGTCGCGCAAGGAAGAGCTGCTCGGTGCGCTCGGTCGGCAGCTGAAAACGCACGCCACCGGCGAGGCCGGCAGGGCGCCGGACCTGACGCGCATCGTGAACGGGCGCCACCACGCCCGCGTGCAGGGTCTGCTGGACGACGCCCTGGCGCGCGGCGCGCGGGTGGTGGCCGGTGGCCAGTCCGATGCGGCGGACAATTTCATCGCCCCCACGGTGCTGGCCGACGTGGCGCTCGACTCGCGGCTGATGCAGGAGGAGATCTTCGGCCCGCTGCTGCCGGTGCTCGGCTATCAGGATCTGAACCGCGCGCTGGAGCTGATCAACGCCAAGCCCAAGCCGCTGGCGCTGTATGCCTTCAGCCGCATCAAGGACAACGTCGAGCGCATCCTGCGCGGCACCTCGGCCGGCGGCACCACCATCAACCACGTGATGCTGCATGGCCTGCACCCGAACCTGCCGTTCGGCGGCGTGAACAACAGCGGCATCGGCAAGTCGGGCGGGTTCTATGGCTTTCAGGCGTTCTCGAACGAGCGCGCGGTGCTGCGCCAGGTCAGCGGCATCAGCTTCACGCGCTGGGTCATGCCGCCGTATTCGGCGCGTCTGTCCCGAATCATGGACCGCTTCGTGAAGTGAGTTTTCGATAATTCCAGGCAGGAGAAATCGACATGGACGTCGCGCTTGAGCAAGGCAAGGTTCGACTCAGTCCGCTGACCAAGGTCGGCGCCCTTCCAGTCAGCCTGACCGCGCTGCTGCCGTTTGTGGGCTACGCATTGGGCGGCGGGATGTGGCACTGGCTGACCATCGTTCTGCTGTTTGGCGTCGGGCCGTTCCTGGATCGCTGGCTGGGCGAGGACAATGCCAACGTGCCGGCGCACCTGGAGCGCCAGTATGAGCAAAGCCTGTATTACCGCCTGACGCTGTGGGCGTACCTGCCGGTACAGATCGCGCTGGTGCTGTTCAGCTATCACCTGATCATCAATACCGACATGGCGCTGTACGCGCAGATCGGGCTGGCGCTGTCGATGGCGGTCGGCGTCGGTTTTGGCGCCACGCTGGCGCACGAGCTGTGTCATCACCCGAGCCGCCTGGACCGCTTCATCGGCGTGCAGGTGCTGTGCCTGTGCGGCATGGCCAATTTTCTCGTCTATCACAACTACGGGCACCACAACGTGGTGGCGACGCCTGAAGATCCGGGCTCGGCGCGCTACGGGGAGTCGTTCTGGCAGTTCACGGTGCGCAACATCTCGCGCAAGTTCGTGATGTCCTGGCAGATCGAGGCGCAGCGCCTGCGCCGTCTGGGCAGCGGCTGGCTGTCGCCGCGCAACCTGATGATCTGGCTGACCCTGAACGAACTGGCCTGGGTAGTGGGTCTGACCTGGTACTTCGGGCCGCTGGCGCTGGCGCTGTTTGCTTTGCAATACGCCGCGCCGCGCTTTTTGCTGTCGGTGGGCGACTACCTGGAGCACTACGGCCTGTCGCGGCGCAAGCTGCCCAATGGCGAGTACGAGCCGCCGCGGGCGATTCACTCCTGGGATGACAGCTACATGCTGAGCAACTTCCTGTTCACGGCGGTGGACCGCCACGCCGACCATCACGAGAACTCCGGCCGGCCGTTCCAGATCCTGCGCGTGCGACCCGAGGCGCCGCGCCTGCCGTACGGCTACCTGACCATGATCTTCGCCGCCTTCGTGCCGCCGGTCTGGCGGCGGCTGGTGCACCCGGTGCTCGAGGCTTTCTACGACAAGGGCGAGGTGGTGCCGCACGCGCTGCCCGGCGCGTTGCCGGAACGTTTCGTGGCCGGGGCCCATATCCACTGAGCCCGGGAGAAGTCCACGGGGTATGGGAGCACCCCACCCCGTGGACGGTTGAAGCGGCTTTTCGGCCTGGCGTCAGAACCCCTGACCGTACGCGCGCACACCAGCCAGGAAGTTCAGCACCGCCCGGTTGAAGTCGCCCGGGTTCTCGATCGCCACGTAATGGCCGCAATCAGGCAGCAGCATGGCGTGGCAGTCCGGGTAGTCGGCCTTCCAGTGGGCGATCATCTCGGTCGGATGCGGGTCCTGCACGCCCATCAGCACGAAGGTCGGGATGCGGTGCGCCTTGAGCGCGTCGGTGATGGCCTGCTTGGCGGCCGGGCGCATGAGCGGGAAGTTGAGGAAGGTCAGCGGCGAGGTGTCGGCGTACATCTGCCGGAAGCGCTCCAGAATGGCCGGGCTCGCCATCAGCCGATCGCCCCAGAAGGTGCGCGTCTGCTTGCGCGCCTCGAACACGGCCAGCATGCCCTCGCTGCGCGCCACCGCGTGCAGGCGCTCGAAGCCGGCGCGCATTTGCGGCGTCATGCTGTCGAACAGGCCGCTTCCTTCGGGCGTGGCCAACAGGTCGCAGCTCACCGCGATGAGACTCTGCACGCGCTCGGGGTGCCGCGCCATGAAGGTGCTGGCCGTGCTCACGCCCCAATACGCCTGCCCCAGCACGTGGCAGCGTTCCACGCCCAGGTGATCCAGCAGCGAGGCCAAGTCGGCCGCGGTGTTCTCGTAGGTGTAGAAGTCCGGCGCTTCATCCTGCGTGCTGACCTTGGACGACTGGCCGTGCCCGCGCAGGTCGAAGCGGATGGTCCGAAAATGCTTGCCGAACACGGGCGCGTTGTCGTCGTAGGCGCTCATGTTGGCGATCACGTTGTGCACCAGCACCAGGGTTTCCGGCCCGTCGCCGTTGACCTGGTAGTTGATGTCGATGCCGTTCAGGCGGGCGATGGGCATGGGGCTCCTCCGTTGATTGGTGTTGTCGCGCCGGGCGATGGTAGCAGCGCGGCGGCAGCTTTTTTTGGGCGCATGAGGCCGGCGCGGTACCATGCGCGCCCTTTATGCGCCACCTGTCCGCCGCCCGACCATGATCGACATCAGCACCCAGCGAAACACCTTGAAAGAACTGGCGGCGCGGGTGGCCACGCTACGGGGGTATCTTTGACCTCGATACCAAGCAAGAGCGCCTGACCGAGGTCCTGCGCGAGCTCGAAGACCCCAAGGTCTGGGAAAACGCCGACCGCGCCCAGGAACTGAACCGCGAGCGGGCGCGGCTGGAAGAAGTCGTCGGCGGCATCGGTGAACTGACGCGCGGCATCGCCGACAGCCTGGAGCTGGCCGAGCTGATCGAGCTGGAGGATGACGAGTCCGCCGCGGCTGCGCTGACGACGGACGTCGAGCGTCTCGAAGCCCATGTGCAGCGCCTGGAGTTCCAGCGCATGTTTTCCGGCGAGGCCGACGCCAACAACGCCTATCTGGACATCCAGGCCGGCTCCGGCGGTACCGAGGCGCAGGACTGGGCGCAGATGCTGCTGCGCATGTACCTGCGCTGGTGTGAACGCAAAGGCTTCGAGGTCGAGATCACGGAAGAATCCGACGGCGAGGTGGCCGGCATCAAGTCCGCCACCGTGCACGTGCGCGGCCCGTATGCCTACGGCTACCTGCGCACCGAAACCGGCGTTCACCGCCTGGTGCGCAAGTCCCCGTTCGACTCCGGCAACCGCCGCCACACCTCGTTCGCCTCCGTCTATGCCTATCCGGAAGTGGACGAGAACATCGAGGTCGACATCAACCCGGCCGACCTGCGTGTGGACACCTACCGTGCCTCCGGCGCCGGCGGCCAGCACGTGAACCGCACCGAGTCGGCCATCCGCATCACCCACGTGCCGACCGGCGTGGTGGTGGCCTGCCAAGCCGACCGCTCGCAGCACAAGAACCGCGCCACCGCCATGGCGCAGCTGCGCGCCAAGCTGTACGAGCGCGAGCTGAACGCCCGCCGCGCCCAGGCGCAGGCCACCGAGGACGCCAAGTCCGACATCTCCTGGGGTCACCAGATTCGCTCCTACGTGCTGGACCAGTCGCGCATCAAGGACCTGCGCACCGACGTCGAGACCGGCAACACGCAGGCGGTGCTCGACGGCGACCTGGACCCGTTCATCGAAGCCAGCCTCAAGAGCGGCCTGTAAGCCATGCACCACGAAGACGACAACGAGCAGATCGGCATTCGCCGGGGCAAGCTGGCCGACTGGCGCCACGCCGGACAGGCTTACCCCAACGACTTTCGCCGCGACGCGTTGGCCGGCGACCTGCTGAGCGTGCACGCCGATGCGACCGCCGAGACGCTGGAAGCGCAGCCGGTGGCGGTGCGCATCGCCGGGCGCATCATGACCCGCCGCCTGATGGGCAAGGCGTCCTTCGTGCACCTGCAGGACCAGTCCGGCCGCATGCAGGTGTACGTGCAGCGCGACGTGCTGGGCGAGGACGCCTACGAGGATTTCAAGCGCCTGGACCTGGGCGACATCATCGGCGTGACCGGCACGCTGTTTCGCACCCGCACCGGCGAGCTCACCGTGCGCGCCGAGTCGGTGCGCCTGCTGACCAAATCGCTGCGTCCGCTGCCGGACAAGTGGCACGGCCTGCAGGATGCCGAGCGCCGCCACCGCCAGCGCTATCTGGACCTGATCGTCAACGACGAGGCGCGGCGCACCTTCGCCATCCGCTCGGCGCTGGTGACGGGCCTGCGCGAGTGGTTCGTCGCGG
This Immundisolibacter cernigliae DNA region includes the following protein-coding sequences:
- a CDS encoding SemiSWEET transporter translates to MTTAIGLLAALLTTAAFLPQVLHTLATRDTRGISLRMYVIFVAGVLLWLIYGLLVRDLPLILANAITLLLAGAILYLKLRHG
- the bphC gene encoding biphenyl-2,3-diol 1,2-dioxygenase, whose product is MAKVTEFGYLGIGVKDGDAWREFASQVVGMEVLDEGDGDRFYLRMDNQHHRIVVNLHGDDDMDFIGWRVAGPEEFDEMKRQLDAAGVDWKQADGEERKERMVLDLLKFKDPGGNPTEIYHGPRIETFLPFHPGRRMYGRFLTGTGGVGHCILRQDDVQKAYRFYTDVLGMRGSVEYNLPIPGTPMTASPVFMHCNDRDHSVAFLGAPMAKRINHLMIEVENMDDVGYTLDIVRKRKIPVAIQPGKHSNDQMWSFYMGNPSGWLWEYGWGARKATHQSEYYVADVWGHGVEATGFGMDLEMQA
- a CDS encoding diacylglycerol kinase, which codes for MGLARIGRAAYYSAKGLRAAFAGEEAFRQELLIVAVLTPVGLWLGRTAVERALLVGSLLLLLIVELLNSAIEAAIDRIGLERHELSGRAKDMASAAVFVALVLALSVWALIAGARWLT
- a CDS encoding NAD(P)-dependent oxidoreductase, giving the protein MVQVGYVGLGSMGLPMALNLRKAGFGLQVVSRSRGPIERALAAGATEAAGYAALAAAVDAVCTCLPMPADVERVYLEPDGLVAAARPGTLLIDHSTVGPDTCRRIDTAARARGVHFLDAPVSGGPAGAQAGTLGIMVGGERPVFEQARPVLDAMGKTVVYMGATGSGAVAKLINNLLVGVHQRALIEMLLVGQKAGVDLDALYQVLMGSSGRSAILEMMYPRLKARDLEPKFRTELLHKDLRLALEMAAACGVRSATGETAFAAINAAMAAGYADRDTLAMLLPLERDAGVQLFGASP
- a CDS encoding aldehyde dehydrogenase family protein — protein: MNAINELPQSRLQDEINRVFALQQARKIELRQTTAEQRLEKLRRLRAAVIAHKADIVAAAHADMRKQPVEALLGEIMPVTQGIDLALKHLKRWMRPQRVKTPINMLGTRGEIRYEPKGAALIIAPWNVPVFLSFVPLTGAIAAGCTAIIKPSEMTPALGAVIRNIVAETFDEAEVAVFEGGPEVATALLTMPFDHIFYTGGPEIGKVVMRAAAEHLTSVTLELGGKSPVIVDESADIEAAAERLVWGKLLNGGQICVAPDYVLVHESRKEELLGALGRQLKTHATGEAGRAPDLTRIVNGRHHARVQGLLDDALARGARVVAGGQSDAADNFIAPTVLADVALDSRLMQEEIFGPLLPVLGYQDLNRALELINAKPKPLALYAFSRIKDNVERILRGTSAGGTTINHVMLHGLHPNLPFGGVNNSGIGKSGGFYGFQAFSNERAVLRQVSGISFTRWVMPPYSARLSRIMDRFVK
- a CDS encoding alkane 1-monooxygenase is translated as MDVALEQGKVRLSPLTKVGALPVSLTALLPFVGYALGGGMWHWLTIVLLFGVGPFLDRWLGEDNANVPAHLERQYEQSLYYRLTLWAYLPVQIALVLFSYHLIINTDMALYAQIGLALSMAVGVGFGATLAHELCHHPSRLDRFIGVQVLCLCGMANFLVYHNYGHHNVVATPEDPGSARYGESFWQFTVRNISRKFVMSWQIEAQRLRRLGSGWLSPRNLMIWLTLNELAWVVGLTWYFGPLALALFALQYAAPRFLLSVGDYLEHYGLSRRKLPNGEYEPPRAIHSWDDSYMLSNFLFTAVDRHADHHENSGRPFQILRVRPEAPRLPYGYLTMIFAAFVPPVWRRLVHPVLEAFYDKGEVVPHALPGALPERFVAGAHIH
- a CDS encoding alpha/beta fold hydrolase → MPIARLNGIDINYQVNGDGPETLVLVHNVIANMSAYDDNAPVFGKHFRTIRFDLRGHGQSSKVSTQDEAPDFYTYENTAADLASLLDHLGVERCHVLGQAYWGVSTASTFMARHPERVQSLIAVSCDLLATPEGSGLFDSMTPQMRAGFERLHAVARSEGMLAVFEARKQTRTFWGDRLMASPAILERFRQMYADTSPLTFLNFPLMRPAAKQAITDALKAHRIPTFVLMGVQDPHPTEMIAHWKADYPDCHAMLLPDCGHYVAIENPGDFNRAVLNFLAGVRAYGQGF
- the prfB gene encoding peptide chain release factor 2 (programmed frameshift), coding for MIDISTQRNTLKELAARVATLRGYLDLDTKQERLTEVLRELEDPKVWENADRAQELNRERARLEEVVGGIGELTRGIADSLELAELIELEDDESAAAALTTDVERLEAHVQRLEFQRMFSGEADANNAYLDIQAGSGGTEAQDWAQMLLRMYLRWCERKGFEVEITEESDGEVAGIKSATVHVRGPYAYGYLRTETGVHRLVRKSPFDSGNRRHTSFASVYAYPEVDENIEVDINPADLRVDTYRASGAGGQHVNRTESAIRITHVPTGVVVACQADRSQHKNRATAMAQLRAKLYERELNARRAQAQATEDAKSDISWGHQIRSYVLDQSRIKDLRTDVETGNTQAVLDGDLDPFIEASLKSGL